The following proteins are co-located in the Halobaculum roseum genome:
- a CDS encoding type B DNA-directed DNA polymerase — protein sequence MVLAIDYDGTTVVEWRLTADGVEPTRVDDYRPTMYVGAPVSELYGEHGGQTPRVQLPARGALTEALKDLRTFLAGQAAVESLSVDVWRQTFRADARPVLKIECREIGDVRSVARRVQQFGAADAYTCYNVDVTRQFRYTLEAGTEPAPDTDLRELRTLELGFPAHESGVEALPNLTVDGESVGSTPREVVEAVGERVASVDPDVLIVDTAEVVPLLFEAAAEYGLRPFELGREPGYTQLASASTYTSYGNVGHSPARYSVPGRVLLDRSNSFFLHEAGLEGCLDLVERAGLPLQELGWASIGRVLTAMQIREARSRGVLVPWQAWRPEFFRSAATLDTADRGGTTLAPEVGVHEDVHELDFSSLYPNIIREYNISPETVRCGCCDNDSVPNLGYSICERDGYLPAVLGPLIDGRDAIKQQIRESDDPEEIAALESRSAAIKWILVSCFGYQGFSNAKYGRIECHEAINAFAREILLDAKAALEAGGWRVLHGIVDSIWVTSSPDVGETDRRPLDTIAQEVSAEVGIELEYEGAFEWVAFCPRRGGDGGALTRYFGRRRGESYPEEGVGEAVKTRGIECRQDDTPAWVVRLQVALIRTLDRTHDVEAVVGELRRWLRRLEDGDVDPVELLVTQRVSKRAEQYRYETVTVAALKRAKWKDCALEPGQRVEYLVVDDDATGLGRVRLGHESLGRYDVEWYRREAIRAAESVVSPLGWDREGIQRAVSGVVEPSLGEFG from the coding sequence ATGGTGCTCGCGATCGACTACGACGGTACCACGGTCGTCGAGTGGCGCCTCACGGCCGACGGTGTCGAACCAACGCGCGTCGACGACTACCGACCGACAATGTACGTCGGTGCGCCGGTTTCGGAGTTGTACGGTGAGCACGGGGGCCAGACGCCGCGAGTGCAGCTGCCGGCGCGTGGGGCGCTCACTGAGGCCCTCAAGGACCTCCGGACGTTCCTTGCGGGGCAGGCGGCCGTCGAGTCGCTCTCGGTGGACGTGTGGCGCCAGACGTTCCGCGCTGATGCCCGGCCGGTCCTCAAGATCGAGTGTCGCGAGATCGGGGATGTGCGTTCGGTCGCGCGGCGAGTCCAGCAGTTCGGTGCCGCGGACGCCTACACCTGCTACAACGTCGATGTGACGCGGCAGTTTCGGTATACGCTCGAAGCCGGGACGGAGCCAGCGCCCGATACCGATCTTCGCGAGCTTCGGACCCTTGAACTGGGGTTTCCGGCCCACGAGTCCGGGGTAGAAGCGCTGCCCAACCTCACCGTCGACGGTGAGTCAGTGGGATCGACGCCGCGGGAGGTGGTCGAGGCGGTTGGCGAGCGCGTCGCGAGCGTCGACCCGGACGTGCTGATCGTCGATACCGCCGAGGTCGTCCCGCTGCTATTCGAGGCGGCGGCGGAGTACGGGCTCCGGCCGTTCGAGCTTGGGCGAGAGCCAGGGTATACACAGCTGGCGTCGGCCTCGACGTACACGAGCTACGGGAACGTCGGCCACTCGCCGGCGCGGTATTCGGTGCCGGGGAGAGTGCTGCTCGACCGCTCGAACTCGTTTTTCTTGCACGAGGCAGGCCTCGAGGGCTGTCTCGATCTCGTTGAGCGGGCTGGACTGCCGCTCCAGGAGCTCGGCTGGGCGTCGATCGGGCGGGTGCTGACGGCGATGCAGATCCGGGAGGCGCGTTCGCGGGGCGTATTGGTCCCGTGGCAAGCGTGGCGCCCGGAATTCTTCCGCTCAGCGGCGACGCTCGATACTGCCGATCGGGGCGGGACGACGCTCGCGCCCGAGGTTGGCGTGCACGAGGACGTCCACGAGCTCGATTTTTCGTCGTTGTATCCGAACATCATTCGCGAGTACAACATCTCACCCGAGACGGTGCGGTGTGGCTGCTGTGACAACGACTCGGTTCCAAACCTGGGGTATTCGATTTGCGAGCGAGATGGGTACCTCCCCGCTGTGTTAGGACCGCTTATTGATGGGCGGGACGCGATCAAGCAGCAGATTCGGGAGTCGGACGATCCAGAGGAGATCGCGGCGTTGGAGTCACGCTCGGCGGCGATCAAGTGGATCCTCGTCAGCTGCTTTGGCTATCAGGGCTTCTCGAACGCGAAGTACGGCCGGATCGAGTGCCACGAGGCAATCAACGCGTTTGCTCGGGAGATCCTGTTAGATGCGAAAGCTGCACTGGAAGCGGGCGGGTGGCGCGTGCTGCACGGGATCGTCGATTCGATCTGGGTAACGTCCTCACCTGATGTTGGTGAAACCGATAGACGGCCGCTTGATACGATTGCCCAGGAGGTGAGTGCGGAGGTGGGTATCGAGTTGGAGTATGAGGGTGCTTTCGAGTGGGTCGCCTTCTGTCCCCGCCGCGGTGGTGATGGTGGGGCGCTGACGCGCTACTTCGGGCGGCGTCGTGGCGAGTCGTACCCGGAGGAGGGTGTAGGTGAGGCGGTGAAGACGCGGGGGATCGAATGCCGGCAGGATGATACGCCGGCGTGGGTCGTGCGGTTGCAGGTGGCGTTGATCCGAACGTTGGACCGGACGCATGATGTGGAGGCCGTTGTGGGGGAGCTGCGGCGGTGGCTCAGGCGGCTAGAGGATGGGGACGTTGACCCAGTGGAGTTGTTGGTGACGCAGCGGGTGTCCAAGCGCGCCGAGCAGTATCGCTACGAGACAGTGACCGTGGCGGCGTTGAAGCGCGCGAAGTGGAAGGACTGTGCGCTCGAGCCCGGGCAGCGCGTCGAGTATCTGGTGGTAGATGATGATGCGACGGGGTTGGGTCGGGTGCGATTGGGCCATGAGTCGTTGGGGCGGTATGATGTTGAGTGGTATCGCCGCGAAGCGATCCGGGCTGCCGAGAGTGTTGTCTCGCCGCTTGGGTGGGATCGCGAGGGGATTCAGCGGGCGGTCTCAGGGGTTGTGGAGCCGTCACTGGGGGAGTTTGGGTGA